Proteins from a single region of Campylobacter sputorum:
- a CDS encoding fumarate reductase flavoprotein subunit, with the protein MKIIYCDALVIGGGLAGLRAAVAAADKGNSTIVLSLCPVRRSHSAAAQGGMQASLGNSKMSEGDNEDVHFADTVKGSDWGCDQEVARMFCQTAPKAIRELASWGVPWTRITKGKRSAVINAQKTTIEEKDEVHGLIHSRDFGGTKKWRTCYTADATGHTMLFGVANECVKHNVDIRDRKEAIALIHKDNRCYGAIVRDLIDGRIEAYVARGTLIATGGYGRIYKHTTNAVICEGTGVAIALETGIAQLGNMEAVQFHPTPIVPSGILLTEGCRGDGGILRDVDGYRFMPDYEPEKKELASRDVVSRRIMEHIRNGKGVKSPYGEHVWLDISILGREHIETNLRDVQEICQIFNGIDPADEGPKGWAPILPMQHYSMGGIRVKPTGESQTLKGLFSAGEAACWDMHGFNRLGGNSVSETVVAGMIVGDYFADFCKSHEIDINTEFVQSFVTKEENYINELLSKDGKYGVYEIKNKMKEIMWEHVAIFRTGEGLQKAVNELEELYKQSLDINVKNKEKFGNPELEDAYRTPKMIKLALCVAYGALLRTESRGAHYREDYPKRDDLNWLKRTLATWKEGDTMPTISYEELDIMKMEMPPAFRGYGAKGNIIENPLSEQRQAQVDKIKEDMQAQGKSRQEIQEALMHYELQPKFKQPNQRVGVGNE; encoded by the coding sequence ATGAAAATAATATATTGTGATGCGTTGGTTATTGGTGGTGGACTTGCTGGACTTAGGGCGGCAGTTGCAGCAGCCGATAAAGGCAATAGTACTATAGTTTTAAGTTTGTGCCCTGTTAGAAGATCCCACTCAGCTGCTGCACAAGGTGGTATGCAAGCAAGTTTAGGAAATTCTAAAATGAGTGAAGGTGATAATGAAGATGTGCATTTTGCTGATACCGTAAAAGGAAGCGACTGGGGATGCGACCAAGAAGTTGCTAGAATGTTTTGTCAAACAGCTCCAAAGGCTATTCGTGAACTTGCTAGTTGGGGTGTTCCTTGGACAAGAATCACAAAAGGAAAAAGAAGTGCGGTTATAAATGCACAAAAAACTACTATTGAAGAAAAAGATGAAGTTCATGGACTTATACACTCAAGAGATTTTGGTGGAACAAAAAAATGGAGAACATGTTATACAGCTGATGCTACAGGACATACAATGTTATTTGGTGTTGCAAATGAGTGTGTAAAACATAATGTTGATATAAGAGATAGAAAAGAAGCTATTGCCTTAATACACAAAGATAATCGCTGTTATGGTGCTATAGTAAGAGATCTTATAGATGGTAGAATAGAAGCATATGTGGCTCGTGGAACACTAATAGCAACAGGTGGATATGGAAGAATTTATAAACATACAACAAATGCTGTTATATGCGAAGGAACCGGAGTTGCCATTGCATTAGAAACTGGTATAGCTCAGCTTGGAAATATGGAAGCAGTTCAATTTCACCCAACTCCTATTGTCCCAAGCGGAATTTTGTTAACTGAGGGTTGCCGTGGCGATGGTGGTATATTAAGAGATGTTGATGGGTATCGTTTTATGCCTGATTATGAGCCTGAGAAAAAAGAACTTGCAAGCAGAGATGTTGTAAGTAGGCGTATAATGGAGCATATTAGAAATGGAAAAGGTGTAAAAAGTCCTTATGGAGAACATGTTTGGCTTGATATTTCAATACTTGGAAGAGAACACATTGAGACAAATTTAAGAGATGTGCAAGAGATTTGTCAAATTTTTAACGGCATTGATCCAGCTGATGAAGGACCAAAAGGATGGGCGCCTATTTTACCAATGCAGCATTATTCAATGGGTGGAATTAGAGTAAAACCAACAGGAGAGAGCCAAACATTAAAAGGTTTATTTAGTGCTGGTGAGGCAGCTTGTTGGGATATGCATGGATTTAACAGACTTGGTGGAAATTCTGTTTCAGAAACAGTTGTCGCTGGAATGATAGTGGGAGATTATTTTGCTGATTTTTGTAAAAGCCATGAAATAGATATAAATACAGAGTTTGTTCAATCTTTTGTAACAAAAGAAGAAAATTATATAAATGAACTTTTAAGTAAAGATGGCAAGTATGGTGTTTATGAGATAAAAAATAAAATGAAAGAGATAATGTGGGAACATGTTGCTATTTTTAGAACAGGTGAAGGATTACAAAAGGCTGTAAATGAACTTGAAGAGCTTTATAAACAATCTTTAGATATAAATGTAAAAAATAAAGAAAAATTTGGAAACCCAGAGCTTGAAGATGCTTACAGAACTCCAAAGATGATAAAACTTGCTCTTTGTGTTGCGTATGGTGCACTTCTTAGAACAGAAAGTAGGGGGGCACATTATAGAGAGGATTATCCAAAAAGAGATGATTTAAATTGGCTAAAAAGAACTTTAGCAACTTGGAAAGAGGGCGATACAATGCCAACTATAAGTTATGAAGAACTAGATATCATGAAAATGGAGATGCCGCCAGCATTTAGAGGCTATGGTGCAAAAGGAAATATCATAGAAAATCCACTTAGCGAACAAAGACAAGCACAAGTTGATAAAATCAAAGAAGATATGCAAGCACAAGGCAAATCTCGTCAAGAAATTCAAGAAGCATTGATGCATTATGAACTTCAACCTAAATTTAAACAACCAAACCAAAGAGTAGGAGTTGGCAATGAGTAG
- a CDS encoding fumarate reductase iron-sulfur subunit, giving the protein MSRKITIKAFKYNPLSKISKPHFATYELEETSGMTLYVALNVIREKFDPDLSFDFVCRAGICGSCGMVVNGVPKLACRTLTKDYPDGVIELMPMPAFKLIKDLSVNTGEWMAAMNKRVESWIHSSKTTDISKMEEKVDPVAAQETFELDRCVECGICVASCGTAIMRKDFIGAVGLNRIARFKLDPLDERTDEDFYELVGDDNGIFGCMTLLGCEDNCPKHLPLQSKIAYMRRKLASVK; this is encoded by the coding sequence ATGAGTAGAAAAATAACAATAAAAGCATTTAAATACAATCCACTTAGTAAAATTTCAAAACCTCATTTTGCTACATATGAGCTTGAAGAAACAAGTGGAATGACGCTATATGTAGCCTTAAATGTAATAAGAGAGAAATTTGATCCTGATCTTAGTTTTGATTTTGTATGTAGAGCCGGAATTTGTGGAAGTTGTGGAATGGTTGTAAATGGTGTTCCCAAACTTGCTTGTAGAACTCTTACAAAAGATTATCCAGATGGCGTTATAGAGCTTATGCCAATGCCTGCTTTTAAACTCATAAAAGATTTGAGTGTAAATACAGGAGAGTGGATGGCTGCTATGAATAAAAGAGTTGAGAGTTGGATACATTCAAGTAAGACAACTGATATATCAAAAATGGAAGAAAAAGTTGATCCAGTAGCTGCACAAGAGACATTTGAATTAGATAGATGTGTAGAGTGTGGAATTTGTGTTGCGAGTTGTGGAACTGCTATAATGAGAAAAGATTTTATAGGTGCTGTTGGATTAAATAGGATTGCAAGATTTAAACTAGATCCTTTAGATGAAAGAACTGATGAGGATTTTTATGAATTAGTTGGTGATGATAATGGTATTTTTGGTTGTATGACTTTACTTGGTTGTGAAGATAACTGCCCTAAACACCTTCCTCTTCAAAGTAAAATAGCTTATATGAGAAGAAAACTAGCTAGCGTAAAATAA
- a CDS encoding dynamin family protein: protein MDAFLSEIWGINKLYIDNSVELSFNSKESAVLLSCSDKNYDRYLSLKSFCTILKNSNLKTNLYDIQFAQIGIINSIKNLKISRNEVILNLKQLYENGIINIDYLDKITHFLKSLKLINDENIFKFTQKSDIFHNNISVLNECFYEMKNITKNKNLINLLENAFKNANEAQFFISVTGIINAGKSTMLNSLLDFNVLGTANIPETANLSFLKFSNEPYAKVKFWNENELKELGFEHGKARQDLCVSIDELKNYTTAKENISKFVKMVEIGVCADILKDGICIVDTPGLDDAIVLREELTKKFMHESDFVIHLMNAAQSVTKKDISFIKNFLAYGKANNFMIVLTHIDLLDKYELNDVIKYTKDSVTKELQDDGYDLSLVNNIKFFAINGINKNGIEDIKNYLYTMLFGEKSLKSNMILSNYKKELNNAISYIKDELEREFSMISCDDAKFSEEILQLEQETDILNNDIKQVNLLLNENLKKLDYSNLSAFSHIKNISIILKDRVISDIQYSNKNRKKVDFDRIFNIVKGGFDDLLLDLFRDIKFNVAKDMESISKQISLKINSFDDSKIGFFDIKNYLDENFIKPDYILLNSKLSKIIKTKSLNMQNDIQSLFDEFLSFLDIKKSLLKLIDNYTKDFKIYFENAINIKKNSLEEKILLLKDRISNINNTSKNSLYDMQKIKQNLDLINMISARINGC, encoded by the coding sequence ATGGATGCTTTTTTAAGCGAAATTTGGGGTATAAATAAGCTTTATATAGATAACTCAGTAGAACTTAGTTTTAATTCAAAAGAGAGCGCTGTGCTTTTATCTTGCAGTGATAAAAATTATGATAGATATCTTTCTTTAAAATCTTTTTGCACAATTTTAAAAAATTCAAATTTAAAAACAAATCTTTATGATATTCAATTTGCACAAATAGGCATCATAAATTCTATAAAAAATTTAAAAATATCAAGAAATGAAGTTATTTTAAATTTAAAACAACTCTATGAAAACGGCATTATAAATATAGATTATTTAGATAAGATTACTCATTTTTTAAAATCATTAAAACTTATAAACGATGAAAATATATTTAAATTTACGCAAAAAAGTGATATTTTTCATAATAATATTAGCGTTTTAAATGAATGTTTTTATGAGATGAAAAACATTACTAAAAACAAAAATTTGATAAATTTACTTGAAAATGCTTTTAAAAATGCAAACGAAGCACAATTTTTTATATCAGTAACTGGTATTATAAATGCCGGAAAATCCACTATGCTAAATTCTTTGCTAGATTTTAATGTTTTAGGAACAGCAAATATACCAGAAACCGCCAATCTTAGTTTTTTAAAATTTTCTAACGAGCCTTATGCAAAAGTTAAATTTTGGAATGAAAATGAGTTAAAAGAGCTAGGATTTGAGCATGGTAAAGCAAGGCAAGATTTGTGTGTTAGTATTGATGAGCTTAAAAATTATACAACTGCGAAAGAAAATATTAGTAAATTTGTAAAGATGGTAGAAATTGGGGTTTGTGCTGATATTTTAAAAGATGGTATTTGTATAGTAGATACCCCTGGTCTTGATGATGCTATAGTGCTTAGAGAGGAGCTAACTAAAAAATTTATGCATGAGAGTGATTTTGTTATTCACCTTATGAATGCAGCTCAAAGCGTTACAAAAAAAGATATTAGTTTTATAAAAAACTTTTTAGCTTATGGTAAAGCAAATAATTTCATGATAGTTTTAACTCATATTGATTTGCTTGACAAATATGAGTTAAATGATGTTATCAAATATACAAAAGATAGTGTTACAAAAGAACTTCAAGATGATGGTTATGATTTATCTTTGGTAAATAATATCAAATTTTTCGCTATTAATGGTATAAACAAAAATGGCATAGAAGATATAAAAAATTATCTTTATACAATGCTTTTTGGAGAAAAAAGCTTAAAATCAAATATGATTTTATCTAATTATAAAAAAGAGTTAAATAATGCAATCTCATATATAAAAGATGAACTTGAGCGTGAGTTTAGTATGATTAGTTGTGATGATGCTAAATTTAGTGAAGAAATTTTACAACTAGAGCAAGAAACAGATATTTTAAATAATGATATAAAACAGGTAAATTTACTATTAAATGAAAATCTTAAAAAGCTTGATTATTCAAATTTATCAGCATTTTCACACATAAAAAATATTTCAATTATTTTAAAAGATAGAGTTATAAGTGATATACAATACTCAAATAAAAATAGAAAAAAGGTGGATTTTGATCGTATTTTTAACATAGTAAAAGGCGGGTTTGATGATTTGCTCTTAGATCTTTTTAGGGATATTAAATTTAATGTAGCAAAAGATATGGAAAGTATTTCTAAGCAAATTTCACTTAAAATAAACTCTTTTGATGATAGTAAAATAGGCTTTTTTGATATAAAAAATTATCTTGATGAAAACTTTATAAAACCTGATTATATTTTATTAAATTCCAAGCTTTCAAAAATAATAAAAACAAAAAGTTTAAATATGCAAAATGATATCCAAAGCCTTTTTGATGAGTTTTTATCTTTTTTGGATATAAAAAAATCTTTATTAAAACTCATTGATAACTATACAAAAGATTTTAAGATATATTTCGAAAATGCTATAAATATCAAAAAAAATTCTTTAGAAGAAAAAATTTTATTATTAAAAGATAGAATTTCTAACATAAATAATACATCTAAAAATTCGCTTTATGATATGCAAAAAATAAAGCAAAATCTTGATTTGATAAATATGATTAGTGCAAGGATAAACGGGTGTTAG